A segment of the Flavobacterium azooxidireducens genome:
AGATAAAAGTAAGTTCCGTCTGCCGAAATAGCTCCATTCCATTTTACTTCTTCGGTCACTTCGCCACGCCAATCTTCGGTGTTTTGATTTCCTTTCCAAATTAAATGTCCCCAGCGGTTGTAAATTTCAATTTGAAAGTTTAAGAAAATGTTTCGCAAACCATCAATAAAGAAAAAATCGTTAAAGCCGTCTTCATTAGCCGAAATAAAATTATAAACTGTGGGTGGACAGTTTTTTGTTCTTAATTCAATAGTTGTAATGCTAAAACAGAATTCGTTTTCAATTCGTATATAAAGAATAGTTCCGCTATTTGCTTGATAATTACTCAGGTTTATTATTGAATTTTGATTTGTCTCGGCTTCCGATAAAGTTTCATGGATGGTGATGGTATTAGAAAAATCAATAAGCAGTGAATTTTCAATTGAAGTTAAATCGAAAGTTCCGATACTAAAACCTTCATTACAACTAAAAATCGGTTCTAAAATAGTAAATTCAGGTAAAAGCAAAAGTGAAATCTCTTCCACATCAGTGTTGTTATTTTCATTAATTTCATTCACAATTCCTGTTCCATTTCCAATATCATCCACAGAAAATGTCAATTCAAAAACGGTTGGAATTTCATTCGGAATTTGAAGAATTATTGAATTGGATTCACTTTCGCCAACTTCAATAACATCAATAGTTGCGATTGTTCCAATTAAACTATCATTGGCATAAATGGCAATTGGAGTATTGGCTGGAAGCGGATTCGTTGATTCTAAATTGTAAACAGTGTAATCAACTGTAATTTCTCTGGAATCACAAGTTAGAATGTAATCATCAATCACAATAGTAGCATCAGGAACTTGACTGTTTAACTTCGTTACAACTGCATTAATCATCACAAAATCCTGCCCGGACGTTAGTGCAATTTCTGCCGATTGGTCTCCGGGTTGAATAAAATTTTGGATTTCATAAATATCCAAATCCATATTAAACAATTCGTTACTGCCGGTGATGGAGTTTGTTCCGTTAAAAGCATTGTTGGCCGGATTCAATGGTGGATTGCTCAGAATGTTTCCGTTAATACGAAGGGTTTCGTTTACAGAAATACTTGAGTCGCCTTCCCAAGCCACAAAGCCAATTCTTGCACCAATATTATCAATTACATTGAGACTGTTGAGTGAAAAACTTAGGCTTAATTTTCCTCCACCAATATAATCCAATCCATCATAAACATTGAGTTGATTAATTGGTAAGTTATCATTTTGATAGACTACAATAATTGCCCAACCGGCAAAATTGGTAGCATTCGGGCAATAATTCGGGATAATATTGCTTAAATCTAATTCTGAAAGTGTGTATTCTCCATTTCCGGTAGAGATTACTTGTTCTGTAACGTCTTTAAATGCACTAAAAAAAATCAAACCGGAAAAAGTTTCCGTTAAATTGAAAGTTCGATCGGGAACAATATCAATGTTGTTGAGTTTAACGTTAAAATCACCCGGACCTGAGCCCGCCCAATATAAATAAGCTTTTTCCAAGGTATCATCCGGTTGTAATTCTAATTGAGCAGAAGAGGAAGTGTTAATGATACAAGGAGAATTTAAAATACCCAAATTTTCCTGAGTATTTAAAGTATTTCCAATAAAAGTAAAATCAAATCTACCGTTAAATTGCTGATAAAGACTTAATTCCTGTCCGCTTAAAGCGATAGAAAATAGAAAGAACAATAGAAACGTAATACAATTGAAGTTTAGTTTCATCATTAAGTTTTCAGCAATTTTTTACAAAGATACTATTTGAGAACTATTTCGATGTGAAATTGTTTGATGATTCGATGAAATACAAAGTATGTTTTTTGAAAGTTTATTTAATAAGTGATATACAAAAATCCCTGCAGCGGTTTTGGATAATCCGGATCATTTAGAAAGAGTAAATAAAAGTAGGTTCCGTCTGCCGAAATATCACCATTCCATTTTACTTCTTCTGAAACTTCGCCACGCCAATCTTCGGTGTTTTGATTTCCTTTCCAAATTAAATGTCCCCAACGGTTGTAAATTTCAATTTGAAAGTTCAAGAAAATGTTTCGCAAACCGTCAATAAAAAAATAATCGTTAAAACCGTCTTCGTTTGCTGAAATGAAGTTGTATACGATTGGTGGACAATTTCTCACTTCTAAATCAACTGAAGTTATTGATGAACAAGGATTTGTTTCTAATCTGATATACAGTTTTTTAGGTGTTTCAGATTGATAATTTGAAAGTATAGAAATTGAATTGATTGCCAGTTGTGCATCAGAAAGGTTTTCGTGAAAACTAATTTCATCTTCATATATTTCTGCTAATTGATTGGCTAATTCTTCTAAATTAAATGAACCTCTTCCAAAACCAATATTGCAAGATTTAAAGGGTTCAATGGGTGGCAATGAAGTTGAAATTGACAAATTAACATCAACAGTGAAATCATTGTTTTCTTCGTTTGTTTCAATAATAATTCCGGTTCCATCGCCAACGTCATCCACAGAAAAAGTCAGTTCAAAGGGAGAAGGAATTGTGTCAGGAATCTGAATAATTATAGAATTTGATTCGCTTTGATTTTGAGTAATTTCAATCGTAGTAAACGTTGTACCGACCAAAATACCATTTGCATAAATTGCAATAGGTGTATTAATTGGTAGCGGGTTATTGGATAATAAATTGTAAACAGCATAGTCAATTTCAATTTTCCGATTATCACATTCAACTTGAACCCAGTCAATTTCAATGGTAGCATCGATGGATTCGGTAGTAAATTTGGTTAAAACAGTATTAATCAATACAAAATCACCACCAGAAGTAATTCTTAAATTTGCCGAAGTATCACCAATGTTCACAAATTCATCTAAAGTAAAAACATCAATGTCCATATTATACAAATCGGAGCTTCCTGTAATTGTATTGGTGCTATTAAAAATTCTGTTCATCGGATTCAAAGGCAATTCTTCCACAATATTGCCATTAATTCTGATGTTTTCATTGTTTTGATGAGCCGTATCGCCTTCCCAAGCTAAAAAACCAATTTTAGAATTTAAGTTGTTGGTAATTAATAAATTATCTAACACAAAATCAATTTGAGTAGGTAAACCCTCCAAACCATCATATAGATTAATTTGGTTAATGGGAAGACTATTATCTTCATAAATAATTACAATTGCCCAACCACTAAAATTTGTTCTAAAAGGAAAATGTTGGAATAAAGCTTCAGAAATTTCTATATCAGCAAAGGTGTAAGTGCCGTTTCCATTTTGTTGAATAAATTCAGTAATATCAGTAGATGCAGCAAAAAAGTCAAACGGTAATCCAAAAATTAAACGCGAGTGGCTAAAGGTTCTTTCTGCCGAAATTTCTGTACCATTTAGTGTAATGTCAAAATCTCCTGTTCCGGATCCTGCCCAGTAGAGATAGGCTTTTAGAACAGTTTGTTGCGGACTTAAATTAAGTTCAGCACTAGACTGAGTTAAAAAATCAAAAATTTGAGTTGGATTATTTTCTTCGGTGTTCAACGTATTTCCAATCAATGTAAAATCATATCGTCCGCTAAACTGCTGATAGAAAGTTACATCTTGAGCCATTGCAGAGAATACAAAAAAATGTGCCCACAATAACAGAAAATAGTTGTATTTTCGTTTCATATTGAATCTTACTATTGAATTGGATTTTAAAGATACTATTTTTATTGTTTAAGATTAAAAATTAACAGAAGTTCGTGCAAAATTATACGATAAGAAAATATACTTCAGCCGATTACCAAGCATGGAATGATTTTATCAATCAAGCCAAAAACGCCACTTTTTTGTTTCATCGTGATTTTATGGAATACCATCAAGATCGATTTGAGGATTATTCATTAATTGTTGAAAATGGAATAGGTTGGGTGGCCGTTTTGCCAGCAAATAGAGTAGAAGATGAGGTTTTTTCGCACCAAGGTTTAACGTATGGCGGATTGGTCTTTAAGGATGATTTGAAGCTTGAAAAAGTAATTTTAATTTTTAAATCACTTTCAAAACAACTGTATGAGAACAGAATTAATAAATTGGTTTTAAAAGAAATACCAATGATTTATTGTGATTTTTTTTCAGATGAAATGAAATATATTTTATTTTTAGTTGAAGCCAAATTGATTAAAAGAGATACGCTTGCTGTTATTGACTTGTCAAAAGAAATACCAATAGCAAAAAACAGAATAGAAGGTGTAAACCGAGGAATAAAAAATCAATTAATCATTAAAGAAGAAAATGATTTCTCAGTTTTTTGGAATACTATTTTGATTCCTAATTTAATGAATAAACATAATGCTAAACCAGTTCATACATTAGAAGAAATACAGTTTTTAAAAAGTAAATTCCCTTCAAACATAAGACAATTCAACGTTTATAAAGAAAATGAATTAATTGGCGGAACAACAATTTTTGAAAGTAAAAATGTAGCTCATTCACAATATATTTCTGCCAACTCTTTTAAAAATGAATATGGAACATTGGATTATCTTCATCATTATTTAATTACTGAAATATTTAGAAATAAAAAATATTTTGATTTTGGAATTTCCAATGAAGAGCAAGGGAAAAAATTAAATGGCGGACTTTCGTATTGGAAGGAGAGTTTTGGAGCTACTACTTTAACGCAAGATTTTTATGAAGTTCAAACTAAAAATTATTCCAAATTAGAGGAAGTAATTATATGATAAAATTTTTCGATTTAAAAAAAGTCAATCACCGGTATGAAACAGCTTTTCAGGAAAAGTTGGAGCAATTCATGCAACGCGGTTGGTATATTTTAGGTGATGAGGGTAAGTTGTTTGAAGAAAATTTCGCAAACTATTGTAAATCAAAATATTGCATTGGAGTTGGAAATGGTTTAGATGCATTGGTTTTGATTTTTAAAGCCTACATCGAATTAGGAAAATTGCAAAAAGGTGACGAAGTTATTGTTCCCGCAAATACTTATATTGCTAGCATTTTATCGATTTTGCAAGCCGATTTAGTTCCGGTTTTGGTTGAACCCAAATTGGAAACTTATAATTTGAATCCTGATTTAATTGCCGATAAAATTACTTCAAAAACCAAAGCCATTCTAGTTGTTCATTTATACGGACAATTAGCCGAAATGGATAAAATAGATGGCATTGCAAAGCAAAACAATTTGTTAGTTATTGAAGATGCTGCACAGTCGCACGGTACGGAATTAGGAGTTAGTAGTTTGGAGTTTGGAGTTAGAAATGCAAAAGCATTTAGTTTTTATCCTTCCAAAAATTTAGGCTGTTTAGGCGATGGAGGAGCTGTTGTTACCAATGATGATGATTTGAATAGAATCATTCGAGCGATGCGAAATTATGGTTCAGAAAAAAAATATGTCAATGATTTTATCGGAATAAATTCACGTTTAGATGAATTACAAGCCGCTTTTTTGAACGTAAAATTAGCCGATTTAGATGATGATAATCAAAAGCGAAGAGAAATTGCCAGTCGATACTTAGCTGAAATTAAGAATGATAAAATTGTGTTACCTTTTTATGATGGTTCAACTAATCATGTTTTTCATTTGTTTGTAATTCGGACAGAAAATAGAAATGAATTACAGGAATATTTAAAAGAAAACGGAATCGAAACCATGATTCATTATCCAATTCCGCCACATCAACAAAAAGCGTTGAAAGAATTTAATTCGTTATCTTTCCCAATTACAGAAAAAATACATCGTGAAGTGTTGAGTTTACCGATGAGTCCGGTGTTAACTGAAGAGGAAGTGAGTTATGTTATTCAAGTTATAAATCGATATTAATTGAAATTTTTAAAAGATATAGTCGGTGCAGCTTGGTTCAAAATATCCTCATTGAACAGCTTTGCTATACTTTTAAGAATTGGATTTGGACTAGTCATTTCAAAAGTGTTGGCTATCTATGTTGGTCCGGCCGGAATGGCTCTGGTTGGGAATTTGCGTAATTTTCAAACTTCTTTAGAAAGCTTTTCGACACTTGGTTTTCAAAACGGAATTATAAAATATACAGCACAATTTAAAGAAGATAACGAGCAGTTTAAGAAATTAATATCAACAGTAGCAATTACAATTTCATTGTTCATATTACTTTTAGGAGTCGGATTGTTTATTTTTCGAGAAGCAATAACATCCTATTTGTTTAGTTCAGAAAATGAATATGAAATAATCATTAAAGCCGTAATTTTTAGTTTACCATTCTACGGTTTTTCTCTTTTTTTTACTTCTTTAATCAATGGTTTAGAAAAATACAAAAAAGTAGTTTACATCTCAATTATTGGAAACATAATTGGGTTTGTGTTTTCTTTAGTTTTAGTCTTTAATTACAATGTTTTAGGAGCTTTATTAGCTATGGTTTTAGCTCCAACAACTAATTTTTTTATAGCTTCATTTTTTATTTTTAAAGAAATCAAGTTTTTCCAATTTATTCAATTAAAATTTTTTGATAAAAGGATTCTTAAAAACTTAAGTTCTTATTCGGCAATGGCACTTTTTTCGGCGATAACCGGACCAATGATTTATATTTTCTTACGAAATCACCTTATTGATACTGCCGGTATTGATACTGCCGGATTTTGGGAATCAATGAGTAGAATTTCAAGCTATTACATGCTTTTTGTTTCCTCGTTGATGAGTATGTATTTTTTACCACAGCTTGCTGTTTCAAATGAAGTAGAGACCAAATTAATATTTCGAAATTATTTTAAAACAATTGTTCCCGTTTTTTTTGTTGGAATTGTTACTATTTACGTTTGTAAAAACTGGATCATTTCGATTTTATTTACAACTGAATTTCAACCCGTTTCCGAATTATTTTTTTGGCAATTGGTAGGCGATTTTTTTAAAGTTTGCTCCTGGATTTTAGCCTTACATTTTCTGGCAAAAAGACAAACATTTGCTTATTTTGTTACTGAAATTTTTTCGTATTCTACATTAATTTTAGTAGGCTATTTTGCTATAAATCATTTTGATGCGGAAGGAGCAGTTTTGGCTCATGCTGTGACTTATTTTATTTATTTCATTATGTTGCTGTTCTATTTTAGAAAAAGAATTTAATTCTCCCAAACCTCCAAATACTTTTCAGCAATCTTTACATAATTATGTTCCTTTTCAATAAAATCCCTCGCATTTTTTCCAATTCGGATAATTTCTTGAGGGTTTTCAATTAAAAATGATAACTCTTTTACCAATTCATTCACATCCGGCAAAGCATTGATAGCAACTCGTTCCGTTAATTTATAATAATCAACAAATTCTTGTTCAGCACCCGTGAAAACAACTTTTCCTTTTGCCATGGCTTCCAAAGCATTATAACCTTGATCGTAGGCATAAACTTGGTCTAAAATAATGTGAGCTTTGTTATACAATGAAATGTATTGTTGATAAGGAATATTTTCAGTGATGATAATTTCTACTTTATCATCATATTTTTCTTCAATTATTTTTAACGTTTCTTCAAAAAAATGAATGCCTTTTTTGATAAAACTCAATCGATTAATTCCCAGAAAAATAATCACTTTCTCATTAATTTTTAATTCAGAAAAATTTATTTTGTCTGTATTGATTGGGTTTGGAATAAAATTTACTTTGTAATTCATCTTTTCCATCGGAATTTTATAATCCAAATCAGAAACTATAATTGAATTTACATTCTCTTTCAACCAATTAAAAACTTTTTTATAATTGGATTGGACATATTTTAATGAAAAATTGTACTGATTTTTTAAAGATGAATCATTCAAATACGGACTCAAAATGGAATGTTTCATTTCGTTTTTTAACAGATATTCAATTACCGGAGTTTCATCGCCACAAACCAAAAGAGAAAATTTCTTGTTTTGTGAAAATAATTTTTTATAAAAGAATAAAGAAATGGTAGGATTGAGTTCTAAAGCATCAGAATTTATCAATTGAACATGATCAAATCCTTTTAATTTTGGTAAAATTAAATAAAATCGAATAGCTCTTTCAATTTTTTCAAAATCAAATTTAAAAAATCGTCTCAGGCCATTTCTCAATTTTCTAGTGAACCAAAAACTTGAAAAAAAAGTTGCTTTAACTGAAAGATCACTTTCAAAATTTTTAAAATCATCGCCACTGCTCACAATAATTACTTTGTGACCTAATTTTTGTAACCCTTCTTTTAGGGAATTATGCAAACGGCTGTATTCTCCAACTAAAAGTATTCGCATTAATGAAGATGAAATTTTTATATTTGTGTAAATATAAAACAAATTGACAAACCAATTTACGCAGGACGATTTGGAAATAATTATTTCAACGATGAACCAAACGTCGTTGGATTTTTTGATTCCGATGTTTCCGATGAATCATTTTTCAAAATTTTCAATTTTAGTGATTAACCAAACTAATAAAAATAGCATTTTGTCTTCTGAATTTGAATCGGTTAAGGTGGTTAATTCATTTGAAATAGGATTATCTAAAAGTCGTAATCTAGGTATAAAAAATGCATCAAAACCAATTATTATTTTAACCGATGATGATGTGGTTTTTGCAGATGATTTCGTCCAAAAAATCATCAATTCGTTTACTAATTATCCCAATCAAAACATATTTCGTTTTCAGGTTCAATCACTTGAAAAGAAGTTTTTAAGAAACTATCCAACAAATTTCATTAAAAGGTTGAATAAATTTGAGGTGTTAAACACGATGTCGGTAGAACTTGTTTTCAGAAAAAGTGTTTTTGATAAGACAACTATTTTGTATGATGAAAACTTCGGATTAGGAGCAAAATTTGCGATTGGAGAAGAAAATTCACTTTTGTTAGATTTTAAAAAAGAAAGTGTAACAATTGGTTTCATTCCGGAAGTTTTATGCTATCATGATGAAAAACATTCTTCGGCTATTTTAAGCAAACATGAAATTTATTATTATTCTGGAGCTTTTTTTTATCGTAATTTTGGCTCAACTTATAAATTTTGGATACTTTTAAAACTATTTTTTGAATTGAAACAAAGAAAAATTTTATTTTCTGTTTTATCAAAATTATACAAACAAGCAATTTTAGGAAAAAATGACTATAAAAAAATCAGTAACTAATTGTGAACTAATTTCAATTCCAAAAATTCCTGATACACGTGGAAATCTATCGGTAATAGAAAATGATTTAATTCCGTTTGAAATCAAACGAGTTTATTATTTATATGACGTACCTGCAGGAGCAGAGCGTGGCGGACACGCACACATTGAGCAAAAAGAATTTTTAATCGCTCTTAGCGGTAGTTTTGATGTGATTTTAAATGATGGACAAACAGAAAAAACGATAACTCTAAACAAGCCTTATGAAGGTTTGTTAATTACTGAAGGAATTTGGCGAGAACTCAAAAATTTTTCTTCCGGTTCTGTTTGTTTGGTTTTGGCTTCTGAGGTTTTTGAAGAAGAAGATTATATTCGAGTTTTTGAAGATTTTTTAGAGTCAAAAGTATAATGTTTTGGCTTTAAAAGGAATTGGAAATTGTTTTAATTAGTACATATGAAAATTTTATATATTTCAACAAGAATCGATGGTTCGGGAGGACTACAACGAAGTCTTTCTGTTCGACTAAATCATCTTGCTAAAATAGGATATGAAATTTACCTACTAACTACTAATTCTGAAAATCTACCTATCTATTTTCCTTTAGATAAAAGAATCATTCAAATTGATAGACAGAATGTTTCTGATTTATTTAGTTACAAAAAACTAATTCAAACTACTTATAAAGAAATAAATCCTGATCTGGTTATTGTCACTGATAACGGACTCAAAGGCTTTTTAATTCCTTTTTTAATTCCCGAAAATGCTAAAACAGTTTATGAACTTCATTCAACCAAAGACCAACTTATTACTGATAATAATAAACTTTTTGGAATTCTCGGGATTTCTAAAATTTTAATAAGTATTTCTTCAAAAAAGTTTAATGCTTTTATAGTGCTTTCCAAAAATGAAGCTCGAAAATGGAATTTAAAAAATTTGTATGTGATTCCGAATCCGATTACAATTCCAAATTCAAAACAAAGCTCTCTGCAAAATAAAAAAGTTATTTTTGTTGGAAGGCTAAAACTAGTGAAAGGAGTTGATTTTCTTATTCAAATATGGGATAAAGTAAATCAAAAACATCCTGATTGGACTTTGGAAGTTTATGGAGAAAAATTTTCTGAATTTGATATTCAGAAAACAATAAATGAAAAAGGGTTAGGTAATTCTATTTTTGTGCATGAGCCTGTTTCTGAAATAGAAGAAAAATATTCCGAGGCTTCAATTTTTTTGATGACTTCTCGAATTGAACCTTTCGGACTGGTTTTAACAGAGGCGATGAGTTGCGGACTTCCTTGTGTTTCATTTGATGCTCCAACAGGGCCTTCATCAATTATAGAAAATGAGCATAATGGATTTTTGATTTCTTGTTTTGATATTGAATTATTTTCCACCAAAGTGATAGAACTCATTGAAAATGAAAATTTACGCATTCAAATGGGAAAAAATGCAAAAAAAAGTAGCGAGAAATACAATCGAGAAAAAATTATGCAGCAATGGATTATGCTTTACAATAAAGTCATTAATTAGGTTTTTGATAAATTCCAACCAAGTAATCTGAAGGATTGTCTCTTATGAATTCATCTTCTAAATCGAATAACTTTTGCATTATTTTCTCTTTTTCAGAATCAATTTCAATAAAATTATAAGCAATATCTTTAAAAACGCCCATTAAAATATTTCCTCCAATTGGTTTTTCTTCAAGAATTGTAAAATGTTTTCTGATGGAAGGTAAAATTTGACTTGACTCTACACATTCTGAAGGATCTGCAACATACATTCGCAGCAGTCCACTTCCATAAAATTTGTTTTTATAAATAGTTGTTCCGCTTCGTTTTCTGTATTTTTTATCAATAAGCTGAATTCCTTGGTTAATCACCTTAATCTGATCTGCAGTAAATTGAAGTTTATCAGGACCAACATATTCATTTATCATTAATTTACCTTCTTTTTTCAGGCAATATTTAACTTTTTCAGACAAAAGTTTGTCAATGTCTTTAAAATGATGAAGGGAAGAATTGAAGATTACTAAATCGAAAGATTCTTTTTGAAAATCATACTTGTACAAATCTGTGCATAAAAACTCAATATTTGTTAAGTTTTTTGAATTTGCAATTTCTTCTGCTTTATTCAATAGACTTTTTGCAATATCAACGCATACTATTTTCTCAAATTCAGAATGTTTGGCTAAATCTAATTCCAACTTACACGAACCTGTTCCTAAAGATAAAATTGTTAATCCTTTTTTATCCTTAAAATATTTTTGAAAAAAATAATCTTGAAAATTTATTTCTGTATTTCCACTAACCAAAAAACACCATCTTTTATAAATGTAAGGAATAGTCCACCAATTTGAAGTTTTATCTCTTGGAGTATCAAAAGCACTTAAAGTTCTCAAGCGATCGTTAAATGTAAACTTCGACAAAATAAATGCAAAACCTCTTTGTTTTAATTTACAATATGTTTCCACAAAATCATCAATTGTAATAATACGAGCTAATTTCATGTTTTTTGTTTTGAATTTAAAGAACAAATATAACCTAAACGATATAAATCAAAATAACGTAGGTTAGGATTCTTGCTGAGTATATTCGATTTTAAAAAACCTTTTGACATATAAAATGCTATAACAACAGGTTTATCAAGATAATATTTTTTTAATTTTTTATATGCTTTTAAAAGTGGATTCAACGAGTCAATTCCTTGTTTGTCAGCTAAAAATTGCTTTCTCGAGATCACACTTTGTAACGACTTTTCAAAAAAAACTTCATTGCTTTCTAAACCAAGATGATA
Coding sequences within it:
- a CDS encoding class I SAM-dependent methyltransferase → MKLARIITIDDFVETYCKLKQRGFAFILSKFTFNDRLRTLSAFDTPRDKTSNWWTIPYIYKRWCFLVSGNTEINFQDYFFQKYFKDKKGLTILSLGTGSCKLELDLAKHSEFEKIVCVDIAKSLLNKAEEIANSKNLTNIEFLCTDLYKYDFQKESFDLVIFNSSLHHFKDIDKLLSEKVKYCLKKEGKLMINEYVGPDKLQFTADQIKVINQGIQLIDKKYRKRSGTTIYKNKFYGSGLLRMYVADPSECVESSQILPSIRKHFTILEEKPIGGNILMGVFKDIAYNFIEIDSEKEKIMQKLFDLEDEFIRDNPSDYLVGIYQKPN